A part of Pristiophorus japonicus isolate sPriJap1 chromosome 15, sPriJap1.hap1, whole genome shotgun sequence genomic DNA contains:
- the LOC139281536 gene encoding histone H2B 1/2-like, whose protein sequence is MPEEEKAAPKKGTEKAASKVSAKGGKKRRRFRKKSYLIYIYKVMKQVHPNSSMSSKAMSIMNDIFQPIASEASKLAHYNKHSIISSQEIQTAMHLQLPRNLVKCVVLVGTEAVTSIMSVVYL, encoded by the coding sequence ATGCCTGAGGAGGAGAAAGCAGCACCAAAGAAGGGGACCGAGAAAGCCGCGAGTAAAGTGTCAGcaaagggcggcaagaagcgcagaaggTTTAGGAAGAAGAGTTACttgatctacatctacaaagtgatgaagcaggttcaccccaatAGTAGCATGTCCTCCAAGGCCATGAGCATCATGAACGACATATTCCAGCCCATTGCAAGTGAAGCTTCCaagctggcccattacaacaagcactCGATCATCAGCTCCCAGGAGATCCAGACCGCCATGCACCTGCAGCTGCCCAGGAATCTGGTCAAGTGTGTTGTGTTGGTGGGGACGGAGGCAGTGACaagtattatgtctgtagtgtacttatga